From Kineosporia succinea, the proteins below share one genomic window:
- a CDS encoding DUF1304 domain-containing protein, with amino-acid sequence MLIAATIVGVLAVLFHVTAFVLESVLWTRPAVYARFNIPSQQDAETIRPMAYNQGFYNLALAIGVAVGLVLLQADGDALIVGKTLVVFGTGCMALAGLVLISTGRSYLKSAVGQFVPAAVTLGLVLAG; translated from the coding sequence GTGCTGATCGCGGCGACGATCGTGGGCGTGCTGGCGGTGCTGTTCCATGTGACGGCATTCGTGCTGGAGAGCGTGCTGTGGACTCGGCCGGCGGTGTACGCGCGGTTCAACATCCCGAGCCAGCAGGACGCCGAGACGATCCGGCCGATGGCCTACAACCAGGGGTTCTACAACCTGGCGCTGGCGATCGGCGTCGCCGTCGGGCTGGTGCTGCTGCAGGCCGACGGCGACGCGCTGATCGTGGGCAAGACCCTGGTGGTGTTCGGGACCGGCTGCATGGCGCTGGCCGGGCTGGTGCTGATCAGCACCGGGCGCAGCTACCTGAAGTCCGCGGTGGGTCAGTTCGTTCCGGCGGCGGTGACGCTCGGGCTGGTCCTGGCCGGCTGA
- a CDS encoding DoxX family protein, which produces MASKRSWGSTLAQAALGGALVYAGVSHLTVARQEFQAQVPSWFPVDPDLVVVGSGVVEIGLGAALLGTWRQPARSRLGMVAAAFFVAVFPGNIAQYTEHRDAFGLDTDTKRAVRLAFQPLLVAWALRATRRHRPASYANPPT; this is translated from the coding sequence GTGGCCTCGAAGCGATCCTGGGGATCGACGCTGGCGCAGGCCGCGCTCGGCGGCGCCCTGGTCTACGCCGGCGTCTCGCACCTGACCGTGGCCCGCCAGGAGTTCCAGGCGCAGGTACCCTCGTGGTTCCCGGTCGATCCCGACCTGGTGGTGGTCGGGTCGGGTGTGGTCGAGATCGGGCTGGGCGCGGCGCTGCTCGGCACCTGGCGCCAGCCCGCGCGCTCGCGCCTCGGCATGGTCGCGGCCGCATTCTTCGTGGCGGTCTTCCCGGGCAACATCGCCCAGTACACCGAGCACCGAGACGCGTTCGGCCTCGACACCGACACCAAGCGCGCGGTGCGCCTGGCGTTCCAGCCGCTGCTGGTGGCCTGGGCGCTGCGCGCGACGCGGCGCCACCGGCCCGCCTCCTACGCGAATCCGCCGACGTAG
- a CDS encoding response regulator transcription factor, with amino-acid sequence MTIRVLLADDQALIRAGYRLILDTEPDIEVVGEALDGRQAYEMARAHRVDVILMDIRMPGLDGIEATRLVAADENLAGVRILVLTTFENDENVLHALRAGASGFLGKNVGPDELLAGVRTVAAGEALLSPRATRGLVGHLLSLPSGVTPPALPELEHLTAREHEVTVLAAYGFSNDDIAERLGVSVLTAKTHVHRAMTKLGVRDRAQLVVLAYQHGLARPGEPPAL; translated from the coding sequence ATGACCATCCGCGTCCTGCTCGCCGACGACCAGGCGCTGATCCGCGCCGGTTACCGGCTCATCCTCGACACCGAGCCGGACATCGAGGTCGTCGGCGAGGCCCTCGACGGCCGCCAGGCCTACGAGATGGCCCGCGCCCACCGGGTCGACGTCATTCTCATGGACATCCGGATGCCCGGCCTCGACGGCATCGAGGCCACCCGTCTGGTCGCGGCCGACGAGAACCTGGCCGGCGTGCGCATTCTCGTGCTCACCACGTTCGAGAACGACGAGAACGTGCTGCACGCCCTGCGGGCCGGGGCCAGCGGCTTCCTGGGCAAGAACGTCGGGCCCGACGAGCTGCTCGCCGGGGTGCGCACGGTCGCGGCCGGCGAGGCCCTGCTCTCGCCCCGGGCCACCCGCGGCCTGGTCGGTCACCTGCTCAGCCTGCCCAGCGGCGTCACCCCACCGGCCCTGCCCGAGCTCGAGCACCTGACCGCCCGCGAGCACGAGGTCACCGTGCTGGCCGCGTACGGGTTCTCGAACGACGACATCGCCGAGCGGCTGGGCGTCTCCGTGCTGACCGCGAAAACGCACGTGCACCGGGCCATGACCAAACTCGGCGTGCGCGACCGGGCCCAGCTGGTGGTGCTGGCCTACCAGCACGGCCTGGCCCGCCCGGGTGAACCACCGGCGCTCTGA
- a CDS encoding anacyclamide/piricyclamide family prenylated cyclic peptide, with protein sequence MSTHTNAGLAPQLVAPVTRRVAGTASAEGGASLSMFFPAPFPPFAGDDDE encoded by the coding sequence ATGTCCACGCACACGAACGCCGGTCTCGCTCCGCAGCTCGTCGCCCCGGTGACCCGCCGGGTGGCCGGTACCGCCAGCGCCGAGGGTGGGGCGTCGCTGTCGATGTTCTTCCCGGCGCCCTTCCCGCCGTTCGCCGGTGACGACGACGAGTGA
- a CDS encoding TetR/AcrR family transcriptional regulator, with translation MARSKEFDDLTAVTAARDVFWERGYASTSLAQLQTATGLSKSSLYETYGSKRELFTRAAENYLERVVLPRLAPLEEPGADLETLAAYFSGLATFFRAAPDRIARRGCLLLNTAMDLNDLDDDAAALVTGYRQRVFDAFAGVLRRSEVPDPDHRAEILTAAQIGLMVTSRLDPALAASAAEALTQDVNPRNHTID, from the coding sequence GTGGCACGCAGCAAGGAGTTCGACGACCTGACCGCGGTCACGGCCGCCCGGGACGTGTTCTGGGAGCGGGGCTACGCCTCCACCTCACTGGCCCAGCTGCAGACGGCGACCGGCCTGAGCAAGTCCAGCCTGTACGAGACCTACGGCAGCAAGCGGGAACTCTTCACCCGCGCCGCCGAGAACTACCTCGAGCGCGTCGTGCTCCCCCGCCTCGCTCCCCTGGAAGAGCCCGGCGCCGACCTCGAGACCCTGGCCGCCTACTTCTCCGGCCTGGCCACCTTTTTCCGGGCCGCCCCTGACCGCATCGCCCGCCGCGGCTGCCTCCTGCTGAACACGGCCATGGACCTCAATGACCTCGACGACGACGCGGCCGCCCTCGTGACCGGCTACCGGCAGCGGGTGTTCGACGCGTTCGCGGGGGTGCTGCGCCGCAGCGAAGTACCCGACCCGGACCACCGGGCCGAGATCCTGACCGCCGCCCAGATCGGCCTGATGGTCACGTCCCGCCTTGACCCCGCCCTCGCGGCCTCTGCGGCCGAAGCCCTGACCCAGGATGTGAACCCGCGCAACCACACGATCGACTAG
- a CDS encoding leucine-rich repeat domain-containing protein has product MSSPVATEQAPQAPPARLGWFTTLTVLVLGAGIALAAVLWQFTHQAGVTMLAVMLVCCAAPWLVVVTKTHRALDWILAGTVLIVLGAYLTHRWDALRILRLDFGLDQVVTNLARVMAPAGLSAVGVGLVLGGIALRTGDRVLASLATVYAVVLSGGYGLALIAGALNPLLYRGGEAMRPLAAAGVLVALATTLVPAAVVVRRASTVKKPGTERDIPRGPARNLLGTGATRPAVLLTVLALAAGGGFWTYQRLGSRITPADLFPDPGLAACVAQNLDLDDANGKATERQLNSLFSLDCNGNTATGGIVRSLTGLEHLPNLGTLDLQSNEISDLTPLAKAPGLTGLRLTNNQVQDLTPLTALTQLRSLGLSHNQVRDLYPLAGLTSLTDLGLSSNRITDLSPLSTLTQMTELDAGENGITDVTPLASATSLGRLTLRGNQVSDVRALTALPSLRMLDIANNRMTRANSLERLPTVDELWLGGNPVTDLRPLTRMPKLLGVDLEGSDPARLTGVDELREKNVYVGGFA; this is encoded by the coding sequence ATGTCGTCACCCGTCGCCACCGAGCAAGCACCCCAGGCGCCTCCCGCCCGGCTCGGCTGGTTCACCACCCTGACCGTGCTGGTCCTCGGCGCCGGGATCGCGCTCGCCGCAGTGCTGTGGCAGTTCACCCACCAGGCGGGCGTGACCATGCTCGCGGTGATGCTCGTGTGCTGCGCGGCCCCCTGGCTCGTCGTGGTGACGAAGACCCACCGCGCCCTGGACTGGATCCTCGCCGGGACCGTCCTCATCGTCCTCGGTGCCTACCTCACCCACCGCTGGGACGCCCTGCGCATCCTGCGCCTCGACTTCGGCCTCGACCAGGTCGTCACCAATCTGGCACGGGTCATGGCGCCGGCCGGCCTGTCCGCGGTGGGGGTCGGGCTGGTGCTCGGCGGCATCGCCCTGAGGACCGGCGACCGCGTCCTCGCCTCCCTGGCCACGGTCTACGCGGTGGTCCTGTCGGGTGGGTATGGCCTCGCGCTGATCGCGGGTGCCCTGAATCCGCTGCTGTACCGGGGTGGGGAGGCCATGCGTCCGCTGGCCGCGGCCGGTGTGCTCGTCGCCCTCGCAACCACTCTGGTGCCGGCCGCTGTGGTGGTGCGCCGCGCGTCCACCGTCAAGAAGCCGGGAACTGAACGCGATATCCCACGCGGCCCAGCCCGAAACCTCCTCGGCACCGGGGCCACCCGGCCCGCCGTCCTGCTCACCGTGCTGGCGCTCGCGGCCGGCGGCGGCTTCTGGACCTACCAGCGCCTCGGCAGCCGCATCACCCCGGCCGACCTGTTCCCCGATCCCGGGCTGGCCGCGTGCGTCGCCCAGAACCTCGACCTCGACGACGCCAACGGCAAGGCCACCGAACGCCAGCTCAACTCCCTCTTCTCGCTGGACTGCAACGGCAACACCGCGACAGGTGGGATCGTCCGCTCGCTCACCGGCCTGGAGCACCTGCCCAACCTCGGCACGCTCGACCTGCAGTCCAACGAGATCAGCGACCTCACCCCTCTGGCCAAGGCTCCTGGCCTGACCGGCCTGAGACTCACGAACAACCAGGTGCAGGACCTGACCCCGCTGACGGCTCTCACCCAACTGCGCAGCCTGGGTCTGTCGCACAACCAGGTCCGTGACCTCTACCCGCTCGCCGGCCTCACGTCGCTGACCGACCTGGGCCTTTCCAGCAACCGCATCACCGACCTGAGTCCCCTCTCCACCCTCACTCAGATGACCGAACTCGACGCCGGGGAGAACGGCATCACCGATGTCACACCCCTCGCGAGCGCCACCTCCCTGGGCCGCCTCACCCTGCGCGGCAACCAGGTCAGCGACGTGCGTGCGCTGACCGCGCTGCCCTCCCTGCGCATGCTCGACATCGCGAACAACCGCATGACCCGCGCCAACTCGCTGGAAAGGCTCCCGACGGTGGACGAACTGTGGCTCGGCGGCAATCCCGTCACCGACCTGCGTCCGCTCACCCGCATGCCGAAACTGCTCGGCGTCGATCTGGAGGGCAGCGACCCGGCCCGGCTCACCGGCGTGGACGAACTGCGCGAGAAGAACGTCTACGTCGGCGGATTCGCGTAG
- a CDS encoding sensor histidine kinase: MQLSVADHVRRATARHPHLVDLATASVLVLLILVAWVKGPTPAAPAEPQPLPALLFSLGLTFSAVSLRGFRPRLVAVASAAAYCAFVIVTGSHEPALVMAQPFVAYTLALKVPRTTARQITGVAALTMYLVDAVVVGDSLWHDQSIGILLWTAVGLAAGEATRNRRAYIAAVEERARRAEQTREDEARRRVMQERVRIARELHDVVAHHIAVINVQAGAVSHLLDRRPEAIRPAVNHIREACDTVLTELSSIVGVLRQPGDPLSTEPAPGLHRLPDLLESMAAAGLAVDSTTRGHERDLPAVTDLAAYRVIQEALTNAHKYGTGRTRLEIGYGPQEIAILVTNELGARVAGGPGPEGGGAGSGSSGWSIAGPGGGQNGGRVGAPGLPAGGGYGLIGMSERVAAAQGALTTRITDEGQFVVEVAMPVPAPVTPPVTEPVAEPVTAPTAAPGLTLPGSDTSSREGGPVRTPSHSGTTPNTGTFQGHS, from the coding sequence ATGCAGTTGTCCGTCGCTGATCACGTCCGCAGGGCGACGGCGCGCCACCCCCACCTCGTCGACCTGGCGACGGCGAGCGTGCTCGTGCTGCTCATTCTGGTGGCCTGGGTCAAGGGGCCCACCCCGGCCGCTCCGGCCGAGCCGCAGCCACTGCCCGCTCTGTTGTTCTCCCTGGGGCTGACGTTCAGCGCGGTCTCGCTACGGGGGTTCCGGCCGCGACTGGTCGCCGTCGCCTCGGCCGCGGCCTACTGCGCCTTCGTGATCGTCACCGGCTCGCACGAGCCCGCGCTCGTGATGGCCCAGCCGTTCGTCGCCTACACGCTGGCCTTGAAGGTCCCCCGCACCACCGCCCGCCAGATCACCGGCGTCGCGGCGCTGACGATGTACCTGGTGGACGCGGTGGTCGTCGGCGACTCGCTGTGGCACGACCAGAGCATCGGCATCCTGCTGTGGACCGCCGTCGGCCTGGCCGCCGGCGAGGCCACCCGCAACCGCCGGGCGTACATCGCGGCGGTGGAGGAACGCGCCCGCCGCGCGGAGCAGACCCGCGAGGACGAGGCCCGGCGCCGGGTCATGCAGGAGCGGGTGCGCATCGCGCGGGAGCTGCACGACGTGGTCGCGCACCACATCGCCGTCATCAACGTGCAGGCCGGGGCGGTCAGTCACCTGCTCGACCGGCGGCCGGAGGCGATCCGGCCGGCCGTCAACCACATTCGCGAGGCGTGCGACACGGTGCTGACCGAGTTGTCGTCGATCGTCGGGGTGCTGCGCCAGCCCGGCGACCCGCTGTCCACCGAGCCCGCCCCGGGTCTGCACCGCCTGCCCGACCTGCTGGAGTCGATGGCCGCGGCCGGGCTCGCGGTGGACTCCACCACCCGGGGCCACGAGCGCGACCTGCCCGCGGTGACGGATCTGGCGGCGTACCGGGTGATTCAGGAAGCCCTGACCAATGCCCACAAGTACGGCACCGGGCGCACACGGCTCGAGATCGGCTACGGACCGCAGGAGATCGCGATCCTGGTGACGAACGAGCTCGGCGCCCGGGTGGCCGGCGGGCCGGGCCCCGAAGGGGGCGGGGCAGGGTCCGGGAGCAGCGGCTGGTCGATCGCCGGGCCGGGCGGCGGGCAGAACGGCGGACGCGTCGGGGCACCGGGCCTCCCGGCCGGCGGTGGGTACGGCCTCATCGGGATGAGCGAGCGCGTGGCCGCGGCCCAGGGCGCGCTCACCACGAGGATCACCGACGAGGGCCAGTTCGTGGTCGAGGTCGCGATGCCGGTCCCGGCCCCCGTCACCCCACCCGTCACTGAACCCGTCGCTGAACCCGTTACCGCACCTACCGCTGCACCCGGCCTCACACTTCCCGGATCGGACACGTCTTCCCGGGAGGGTGGGCCGGTCCGGACCCCCTCTCACAGCGGCACCACCCCGAACACCGGCACGTTTCAGGGACACTCATGA
- a CDS encoding LysR family transcriptional regulator — protein sequence MLNLSRLRILHELNRSGTLAEVARVLSYTPSAISQQLSLLEREAGVQLLEKVGRRVRLTDEALTLVKHTEVILEQLELAEAELSAALPDVRGVLRVASFQTVLLSILPVALTLLSQTHPMLEVEITQREVGSAYEGLLAHDFDLILGEEYPGLPEPVRPGVDRVDLVRDGLRLALPGEGLLAARPQSLADLADAPWALDPSYSPARTWADLLCRQAGFEPRVRFESPDPVLHAHLVRMGHAVAFIPSLVGAEHLGGTQLVALPGDQQRVLFTAVRKGRSKHRAVQAFREALGQAALANPVLPPVLQLRD from the coding sequence ATGCTCAACCTGTCCCGGTTGCGAATTCTGCATGAGTTGAACCGTTCTGGGACACTCGCCGAGGTTGCCCGGGTGCTTTCGTACACTCCGTCCGCAATTTCTCAGCAGTTGTCGTTGCTCGAGCGGGAGGCCGGGGTGCAGCTGCTCGAGAAGGTCGGGCGGCGCGTCCGTCTGACCGACGAGGCGCTGACTCTGGTCAAGCACACGGAGGTGATCCTCGAGCAGCTCGAGCTGGCCGAGGCCGAGCTGTCGGCCGCCCTGCCCGACGTGCGTGGGGTGCTGCGGGTGGCCTCCTTCCAGACCGTGCTGCTGAGCATCCTGCCGGTCGCGCTGACCCTGCTGAGCCAGACGCATCCGATGCTGGAGGTGGAGATCACCCAGCGGGAGGTCGGCTCGGCCTACGAAGGGCTGCTGGCTCACGACTTCGACCTGATCCTGGGGGAGGAGTACCCGGGGCTGCCGGAACCGGTGCGGCCGGGCGTCGACCGGGTCGACCTCGTCCGGGACGGCCTGCGGCTGGCGTTGCCGGGTGAAGGGCTTCTGGCGGCGCGCCCGCAGTCCCTGGCCGATCTCGCCGATGCGCCGTGGGCGCTCGACCCGTCGTACAGCCCGGCCCGCACCTGGGCCGACCTGCTCTGCCGTCAGGCCGGTTTCGAGCCCCGGGTGCGGTTCGAGAGCCCGGACCCGGTGCTGCACGCCCATCTGGTGCGGATGGGGCACGCAGTCGCGTTCATCCCGTCGCTGGTCGGGGCCGAGCATCTCGGGGGGACGCAGCTGGTCGCGCTGCCGGGGGATCAGCAGCGGGTGCTTTTCACGGCGGTGCGCAAGGGGCGGTCGAAACATCGTGCGGTGCAGGCCTTCCGGGAGGCGCTGGGCCAGGCCGCGCTGGCGAACCCGGTGCTGCCGCCGGTGCTCCAGCTGCGGGACTGA
- a CDS encoding glycosyltransferase family 2 protein: MSSSPTGVAVVTIVAGRRDHLARQLQGLQRQTRPADELVVVRMDSRDLCLPTRPASRVTVIDLPERERLHLAAARNLGVRAAASAAVVLLDVDCIPGSRLVEACADTLQQVDGLVTGPLRYLAEGQPGGTWTEPQLRAASHQHAARPAPDPGDLVRDDRHELAWTTSLALRRESFERIGGFDERFTGYGGEDTDFAVRAHGAGLGVWWHGDVVAYHQHHPTQNPPVQHLDDIVRNAALFRGIHGWYPMSGWLEEFARRDLVEFDPDAGVLRLR; encoded by the coding sequence ATGAGCAGCAGCCCGACGGGCGTTGCCGTGGTCACGATCGTGGCCGGGCGCCGCGACCACCTCGCCCGGCAGCTGCAGGGCCTGCAACGCCAGACCCGCCCGGCCGACGAACTCGTCGTCGTGCGCATGGACTCGCGCGACCTGTGCCTGCCCACGCGCCCGGCCTCCAGGGTCACCGTGATCGACCTGCCCGAGCGCGAGCGCCTGCACCTGGCCGCGGCGCGCAACCTGGGCGTGCGGGCGGCGGCCAGTGCGGCCGTGGTGCTGCTCGACGTCGACTGCATTCCGGGCAGCCGGCTGGTCGAGGCCTGCGCGGACACGCTCCAGCAGGTCGACGGGCTGGTCACCGGCCCGCTGCGCTACCTGGCCGAGGGGCAGCCGGGCGGGACCTGGACCGAGCCGCAGTTGCGGGCGGCCTCGCACCAGCACGCGGCCCGGCCGGCGCCCGATCCCGGCGATCTGGTGCGTGACGACCGGCACGAGCTGGCCTGGACCACCTCACTGGCGCTGCGCCGGGAGTCGTTCGAGCGGATCGGCGGTTTCGACGAGCGGTTCACCGGGTACGGCGGCGAGGACACCGACTTCGCGGTCCGCGCGCACGGGGCCGGGCTGGGTGTGTGGTGGCACGGGGACGTCGTGGCCTATCACCAGCACCACCCCACGCAGAACCCGCCGGTGCAGCACTTGGACGACATCGTGCGCAACGCGGCTCTGTTCCGGGGGATCCACGGCTGGTACCCGATGAGCGGCTGGCTCGAGGAGTTCGCCCGGCGGGACCTGGTCGAGTTCGATCCGGACGCCGGGGTGCTCCGGCTGCGCTGA
- a CDS encoding EamA family transporter, with translation MPATPLTGPRASSPALLLVLGSCFSLQFGAGFATQLFPFLGSWGTTMLRLGLASLVLLAFTRPAVRQWSRIQWRATLALGISLAGMNGFFYAAMERLPLGTAVSIEFLGPLTLAAVLSRRARELAWVGVALGGMVLLAIESLTTTTALDPLGVFFALIAAAFWALYIQTGAKVGILVPGTGGLAVALAVGTLAVAPFGLHGALGVVGNPHLLLIGLGTALLASVIPYTLELAAMRRIPRNVFGILLSLEPVAATLVGWMLLDQHAGPLRLAAVALVVAASVGTSLIKPVDNDQPARTSPSVTAAGTN, from the coding sequence ATGCCCGCAACACCCCTGACCGGCCCCCGTGCGTCCAGTCCCGCCCTGCTCCTCGTTCTCGGCTCCTGCTTCTCCCTGCAGTTCGGCGCCGGTTTCGCCACCCAGCTCTTCCCGTTCCTGGGCAGCTGGGGCACCACGATGCTCCGCCTCGGCCTGGCGTCACTCGTGCTCCTGGCCTTCACCCGGCCGGCCGTGCGGCAGTGGAGCCGGATCCAGTGGCGCGCCACCCTCGCACTCGGGATCTCGCTCGCGGGCATGAACGGCTTCTTCTACGCCGCGATGGAGCGCCTCCCTCTCGGAACCGCCGTCTCCATCGAGTTTCTCGGCCCCCTGACCCTGGCGGCCGTCCTCAGTCGCCGGGCCCGGGAACTGGCCTGGGTCGGCGTGGCCCTGGGCGGCATGGTGCTGCTCGCGATCGAGAGCCTCACCACCACAACGGCACTCGACCCGCTCGGCGTCTTCTTCGCTCTGATCGCCGCCGCGTTCTGGGCGCTCTACATCCAGACCGGGGCCAAGGTCGGCATTCTCGTGCCGGGCACCGGAGGCCTGGCCGTCGCCCTGGCCGTGGGCACCCTCGCCGTCGCACCCTTCGGCCTGCACGGCGCCCTCGGCGTGGTCGGGAACCCGCACCTGCTGCTCATCGGCCTGGGCACGGCCCTGCTCGCCTCGGTGATCCCCTACACCCTGGAACTGGCCGCGATGCGCCGTATTCCGCGCAACGTGTTCGGCATCCTGCTGAGCCTCGAGCCGGTCGCGGCCACCCTGGTCGGCTGGATGCTGCTCGACCAGCACGCCGGTCCGCTGCGCCTGGCCGCCGTGGCCCTGGTGGTCGCGGCCAGCGTGGGCACGAGCCTGATCAAGCCCGTGGACAACGATCAGCCGGCCAGGACCAGCCCGAGCGTCACCGCCGCCGGAACGAACTGA
- a CDS encoding glycosyltransferase, producing MRVALLAHLHHPIAEPYAGGLEMHTALVADELVRRGHDVTLFAREHSRTRARLVPVLDGQRGPSRALRTPDHVLDQGLARAIEEVESGDFDVVLNNSLNPQPYTELHHRAVLTLLHTPPTLERVNAIIDDPAWRPGPRHAFAAVSRYNARAWRTRLPNVGCVTNGINLSHWRPSMKPEPDLAIWSARITPEKGLHLAIDAARGAGMRLEISGPVADREYFDECIAPRLGPDTILRGLLNHRELAAVSARAAVFLATPLWDEPFGLAMVEAMACGTPVAALPNGACPEVVLPTGGFVAARPTAGALATAIAEARTLDRARVHRHAQRFDARIMLDRYEDVLSRLAAQPAPLPEPLTA from the coding sequence GTGCGCGTCGCCCTGCTGGCCCACCTGCACCACCCGATCGCCGAGCCGTACGCAGGCGGCCTGGAGATGCACACCGCCCTGGTGGCGGACGAGCTCGTACGACGCGGCCACGACGTGACCCTGTTCGCCCGGGAGCACAGCCGCACCCGGGCCCGGCTGGTGCCGGTGCTGGACGGGCAGCGCGGCCCCTCGCGGGCCCTGCGCACCCCCGACCACGTGCTCGACCAGGGCCTGGCCCGGGCGATCGAGGAGGTCGAATCCGGTGACTTCGACGTCGTTCTCAACAACTCCCTGAACCCGCAGCCGTACACCGAGCTCCACCACCGGGCCGTGCTCACCCTGCTCCACACGCCGCCCACGCTCGAGCGGGTCAACGCGATCATCGACGACCCGGCCTGGCGCCCCGGGCCCCGGCACGCGTTCGCCGCCGTGTCCCGGTACAACGCCCGGGCCTGGCGCACCCGGCTGCCGAACGTCGGCTGCGTCACCAACGGGATCAATCTCTCGCACTGGCGTCCCTCCATGAAACCCGAACCGGACCTGGCGATCTGGTCGGCCCGGATCACCCCGGAGAAGGGCCTGCACCTGGCGATCGACGCGGCCCGCGGCGCCGGGATGCGGCTCGAGATCAGCGGCCCGGTGGCCGATCGCGAGTACTTCGACGAGTGCATCGCCCCCCGGCTGGGCCCGGACACGATCCTGCGCGGCCTGCTGAACCACCGTGAGCTCGCGGCCGTCAGTGCCCGCGCCGCGGTGTTCCTGGCCACCCCGCTCTGGGACGAGCCGTTCGGCCTGGCCATGGTCGAGGCGATGGCCTGCGGCACCCCGGTGGCCGCCCTGCCCAACGGCGCCTGCCCCGAAGTGGTGCTGCCCACCGGTGGTTTCGTCGCCGCCCGGCCCACCGCCGGGGCCCTCGCCACCGCGATCGCCGAGGCCCGCACCCTCGACCGGGCGCGGGTGCACCGGCACGCGCAGCGTTTCGACGCGCGCATCATGCTCGACCGCTACGAGGACGTGCTGTCACGCCTGGCCGCGCAGCCGGCCCCGCTGCCCGAGCCCCTGACCGCCTGA